A stretch of Oncorhynchus mykiss isolate Arlee chromosome 14, USDA_OmykA_1.1, whole genome shotgun sequence DNA encodes these proteins:
- the LOC118938760 gene encoding protein mono-ADP-ribosyltransferase PARP4-like yields the protein MTDLALHVIRPRALLSLGFRKLCCSANLQQHRVSQYTPQLLSGATDTPPSSSLELQIHPPAPLWSYRYTPQLFSGATDTPPSSSLELQIHPQAPLWSYRYIPSSSLELQIHPPAPLWSYRYTPQLLSGVTDTPPSSSLELQIHPQLLSGATDTPPSSSLELQIHPPAPLWIYRYTPQLLFGATDTSPAPLWSYRYTPQLLSGSTDTPPQLLSGSTDTPPQLLSGSTDTPPQLLSGSTDTPPSSSLDLQIHPPAPLWIYRYTPPAPLWIYRYTPQLLSGSTDTPPSSSLDLQIHPPSSSLDLQIHPPAPLWIYRYTPQLLSGTTDTPPSSSLELQIHPQLLSGSTDTPPAPLWSYRYTPSYFLV from the exons atgACAGACCTGGCGCTGCACGTCATCAGACCCAGAGCTCTGTTGTCGTTGGGCTTCAGGAAGTTGTGCTGCTCTGCAAACCTACAGCAAcacagggtcagtca ATACACCCCCCAGCTCCTCTCTGGAGCTACAGATACACCCCCCAGCTCCTCTCTGGAGCTACAGATACACCCCCCAGCTCCTCTCTGGAGCTACAGATACACCCCCCAGCTCTTCTCTGGAGCTACAGATACACCCCCCAGCTCCTCTCTGGAGTTACAGATACACCCCCAAGCTCCTCTTTGGAGCTACAGATACATCCCCAGCTCCTCTCTGGAGCTACAGATACACCCCCCAGCTCCTCTCTGGAGCTACAGATACACCCCCCAGCTCCTCTCTGGAGTTACAGATACACCCCCCAGCTCCTCTCTGGAGCTACAGATACACCCCCAGCTCCTCTCTGGAGCTACAGATACACCCCCCAGCTCCTCTCTGGAGCTACAGATACACCCCCCAGCTCCTCTCTGGATCTACAGATACACCCCCCAGCTCCTCTTTGGAGCTACAGATACATCCCCAGCTCCTCTCTGGAGTTACAGATACACCCCCCAGCTCCTCTCTGGATCTACAGATACACCCCCCCAGCTCCTCTCTGGATCTACAGATACACCCCCCCAGCTCCTCTCTGGATCTACAGATACACCCCCCCAGCTCCTCTCTGGATCTACAGATACACCCCCCAGCTCCTCTCTGGATCTACAGATACACCCCCCAGCTCCTCTCTGGATCTACAGATACACCCCCCCAGCTCCTCTCTGGATCTACAGATACACCCCCCAGCTCCTCTCTGGATCTACAGATACACCCCCCAGCTCCTCTCTGGATCTACAGATACACCCCCCCAGCTCCTCTCTGGATCTACAGATACACCCCCCAGCTCCTCTCTGGATCTACAGATACACCCCCCAGCTCCTCTCTGGAACTACAGATACACCCCCCAGCTCCTCTCTGGAGCTACAGATACACCCCCAGCTCCTCTCTGGATCTACAGATACACCCCCAGCTCCTCTCTGGAGCTACAGATACACCCCCAGCTACTTCCTTGTGTAA